GCGCCGGTGTTTCAATATTTCAGGTTCTCCCAGGCATTCAGTTCCTCGACGGGCGCCAGGCTCCGGCGCAAGCGCCAATTGAAAAGCGCGTTCATCCAGAAGTTCCATAAGGTGATCAACAGAATGGCCAGTAAATTCGAAAGGTAAAGATTCACCCTGAAATGGACGTAGAACAGGTTCAGAAGCATCACGGCGAACCCGATGCCTGCGCCGCATATGGCCTGGAACTTCACCAACCTCCGGAGCATCCCCCAGCTTCTACCGTCGGCCGCGCCCATGCCGCGGAATGTCCAGACTTCGTTGAAAAGAAAGTTGCTCAACATTGCGAGTTCGGCAGAGCAGAACTTGCTCACGCTTACGTTCCAGCCCAGGTTCCTGGCCAGAACGTGCAGCACCGCCATATCCACGAGCACGCCGCTCGCACCGACGACGCAGAATTTCACGAATTGCCGCGAGCGCTCCGAGGTCATCAGGGCCAGAATCGCCTTCTTCATTGTCAGATCCTCGAGCTGGCCAGCGTCGGTGTCTTTTCCTTTTTCACTCTGCATTCCGCCCTCTCTTTCAGGCGACCCATATAAAGTTGACTTGCCGCAGCAAAAACCATTTGACCCAGCCGGTGCAAACCGTCTGGACGCGTGGCAGCGCGACGCCCCGCGAACGGATCCCACACCGCCGCCGTTTTCAGGTACGGCCCCAGCAAACTCTGTTCCAGGTACAGAATGTTAGTGCAGTCCGGTCCCGGCAGGCCCTCCCAGCCCTCCACCCAAGTCTGGCCCAGCAGCACGTTCTGGCCATCCCGATTGGGCAGAACGCTGTCCTCATGGTCTCCCGCATACAGGTCAAACGCGAGGCCGAACTGCTTCAGGTTAGAGAGGCATTTCACCCTCTGAGCCCCTGCTTTCGAGTGAGCCAGTGCCGGCAACAGCAACGCCGCCAGAATGCCAATGATCCCGATCACCACCAGCAGCTCAAGCAGCGTAAACGCCTCGCCCCCTCCGCCCTGCACTCGATTTTTCATACGAGTTCTCATATTCATGGTCCATGGTTTCGTGTTAGCGACTCAGCCTTCCCCTCATCCAGCCCAGTCAAAGCTGACGAACTGTCTCACAGCCCAGACCTGCAATAGCGCTAGCAGCGCCACGTAATACCAAAATATCCACCGCTGGCGCGTCCTCGCCAGCAACTGCGCCAGCACAACGAACAACGGGAAGAGCACTACGATATACCGCCGATAGGACATAAACCAACTCGAAAGCGCCGGCACCAAACCCGCCGGCAGCACATAGAAAAACCAGGTCTTATCGAGCCGGTAGATCAATGGCAAAAGCGCCAGGAACAGCACAAAGAAGAAACGGTCCAGCATCGAATGCATCATCCCACCCAGGGTCTGAACGTTAGAAAGCGCACGGAAGAATCCCGCGTAGTTGAACAGGTTTTGGATCGAGGGCGAGTTTGGATACGACCTCTGGGCGTCAAATCCCTCGAGAGCATTGCCCGTCCACAGCCGCATCAGGCCAAAATATGCGGCGTAGCCCAGCAGTGGACAGGCCAGCAGGAGCCAAGCCATCAGGCTGCGGTTGGTCGGTTTGCATTCGCTGGGTTGAAGTTGGTTCTGGCGCCCCCGCTCTTCGTAAAGACGCCAGGCCAAGGGAAGCAGCACAAAAACTCCCACCGGCCTGGCCAACGGCAGCAGGAACCCCGCAAGGCCCGTTAAGGCCGGTTGCCGCAGTTCCAGGCCCCAGAAAAAAGCCATCACGAGGACGAAATAAAACGATTCACTGTACGGGAACGAGAAGAAGAGCGCCCCGGGAAAGGCGAGCATCAGAATCAGCGAGTCCCGTCCGACACCCGGGCCGTAACGCCGTTCCACCAAGCGGTAAAACAGGCAGAGGCCGATAAGCGAGAGCGCGTTGGCCAGCACCATGGCTGCCATTAAGGGCGAGTTCCCGGCCACTGCGGTTGCTGGTCGAAGGACCATCGGCCAAAGGGGGTAAAACGCGCAGGACATCGAACCCGCGGTGTAGCCGTCCTTGCTCAGGCGCAAATAATGGGCGGCATCCCAACTAGCGAACCGACTTGATAGTGTGGCTTTGCCGCCCGGCGGCCAGTTGGCAAGAGCGCTGCGAAACGTCCCCTGATCAAGGGTGCCAAACAATCCTCCGGCGGCCGCCAACGCTAAAAGCAGTTTGGCTGCAAGGACCACGCGCCACGGTTTGCCGGTCACAGCCACAGTTCAGGAGCCTAGCCCCTGGCAATGGTCTGTCAATGCCGACTGTGTATTATTGGCATTAATATATTGCATGCTTTGCACAGCGCCGTTTTATCTCGGTACGCTGGCATTCATGCTTCGTCTCTTCGTCAGAAAAGCAGACAGACGTACAAATCTTCAAGGCCGAGCAGGAAGGCCGCGAAGATCACCGAGAATGCGCGCCGCCCG
This is a stretch of genomic DNA from Verrucomicrobiia bacterium. It encodes these proteins:
- a CDS encoding type II secretion system protein, encoding MKNRVQGGGGEAFTLLELLVVIGIIGILAALLLPALAHSKAGAQRVKCLSNLKQFGLAFDLYAGDHEDSVLPNRDGQNVLLGQTWVEGWEGLPGPDCTNILYLEQSLLGPYLKTAAVWDPFAGRRAATRPDGLHRLGQMVFAAASQLYMGRLKERAECRVKKEKTPTLASSRI
- a CDS encoding GtrA family protein — translated: MKKAILALMTSERSRQFVKFCVVGASGVLVDMAVLHVLARNLGWNVSVSKFCSAELAMLSNFLFNEVWTFRGMGAADGRSWGMLRRLVKFQAICGAGIGFAVMLLNLFYVHFRVNLYLSNLLAILLITLWNFWMNALFNWRLRRSLAPVEELNAWENLKY